The DNA region GATGCTCCCCTCGCTCGTGGGCCTGCCGGGCCGCCTGCACCAGCGCGGCCACTGTCTCCTCAATGCCGGCACTCTCCGCGCGCCGGATGGCCGGGAGGGGTTCGTGCTCGAACAGTCGGCGGGCCGCGCTGACCAAGCTGGGCAGCGGCGCGTAATCCGCGTTCAGCCAGGCGTCGTGGTCAAACTGCCGAGGTCCAGCCTGGACCTCGGCCCGCAGGTAGGCGCCCAAGGTGTCGGGCCCCACCACCGTCACCTCCCCGCGTTGCTCTCGCAACCCGGGGCGCTGGGCATACACCAGCACGGGGCGCACCAGGAGGCCATGCGAGGCGGCGTGGTAGTGCTGCAGGTCACGGGCGTAGGCGGCCACCTGGTCCTGATGGGCCGCTTCCTCTACAGGCGTGGGGAAAGGATGGTCTTTGAACTCCAGCACCAGCACCCGGTCACGGGTCAGCAGGATGACGTCCGGGCGCCGCCCTCGCTCACGGGGCAGCTCGTACTCGAAGGCCAGGGTGCAGGCCAACAGCTCCGGCTGAGCCTCGGCGAGCTCTCCCAACACATCCTGTAGGACCCGTTGACAGTTGGCCCAGGCGCGAACTTGCCCGGCGTCCGGCTGCTCACCCGTGAGGCCTTGGTGGTGGGCGCGCAGGCCTTGATCCCATTCGGCCAGGGACTGCTGCAAAAAGGCGTCAACGCCTTGGGCGTACACATCGGGTGAAATCGTCATGAATGCGGCCCACTATAGCCACCGCGGCCTCCGGTTCACGGCACATTTGCCGGGGTGCCGCCGGCGTGGGGAAGTCGAAATCCACGCCGCCCACACCAGCTGAATTTTTCAGCGCCCAGCCTCCAGTTGTGCGGCGAGCTTGGCCTGGCGTTCTGCCTCACGCTTGGCGATAGAGGCCCACACCTGGGCACTGCGCACCCGTTTCTTTTCGGCTTCTGTGTGCGTGCCCCACTTGCGCCGTCCCCCCTCCCAGTCCCGGCCCAGCTCTTCGATCTCGCCCCGCCTCACCAGGGCGCGCAAAGCCCGGCGCACGCTGGCGGCCTGACTGGGCGGCACGTCCGCGATGGTGGCGTGCCCGAAGACCTGCCGCGCCACCTCCTGGCTCTCGAGCAGTTCTCCTGCTACCTCAATGGCACGCAGCGCCGCCCGCATGACGGCGCCCGGACCGCGGCTCACTGGGGCCTCCGCAAGACATAAACGTGCCGGCCAGTGAGGGTGCGCTGGTAAGTGTGCCGACGATGGAAGAGGTGAGCTCCGTAAGCGTGCCGACGATGGTAGGGCCACCGGTAAGTGTGCCGAAGACTGACGGCCCTAAGGTAAGCGTGCCGGCCATGGAAAAACTGCGCATAAGCGTGCCGTTCACCGGGAGACCGGCCTAAGCCACGGTCCAGCCCTGGTACACTTCCGCCCACCTCTCCCCTGCTCACCGTGTTCGCTGGACTGCATTGCGGACGGTTCATCGCAACCTGAAGACGTCGCCCATCTCGTAGGGCTCGTGGGTCAGGGCCTGCAAGCCCACCAGCAGGCGCGCGAGCACGTCCCAGGTCACCGAGCTGGTGCGGTCGTGGTACAGGGCGTGGATGGTGGCGGGGCGCAGGCCACACGCTTGGGCCAGGGCGGTCTGGCTGACGCGGTGCCGGCCCAGCACTTCACTCAGGACACAGACGATGGTGCCGGTGGGTTCATCTGCAGCTCCGGCAGGCTGGGCCGGGGCGGTGCGGGGGCGAAAGTGGGTGGAGTTGTTCGTCAAAAGGGTCATGCCTCCACCGTAATTCTCGGCGCGGGGTGAAACGCGGCCCAGGGACGAACGGAAACCAGGGCCCCGAAAGAGGCAAAAACGAGAGTGTATGACTTCACCCAATTGACTTGGGAAAGGCCATGGGTCATCCCCAGGGGGATGAGGCACCGGGTCATCCCCCTGGGAAAGTTTAAGAAGAGTGGCCGTCCTGGCGGGCAAAAAGCGTGGGGAAGACCCTGACTTGGACACGTGGGGTCTTTTGCCGGAAAAGAGCATGGGAGCCCCAGCTCTGGAGGCCACCCAGGGGGGCGGTCCCGCCGAACTGGGGGAAGTTGAGCGGTAAGTGTGCCGACGAAATCTAACGCTGGACCGTGGCCTCTGTGGCGCGCTGACTGTCCGAGGCGAGAGAGACTTGGCCAAC from Deinococcus radiopugnans ATCC 19172 includes:
- a CDS encoding helix-turn-helix domain-containing protein — translated: MTLLTNNSTHFRPRTAPAQPAGAADEPTGTIVCVLSEVLGRHRVSQTALAQACGLRPATIHALYHDRTSSVTWDVLARLLVGLQALTHEPYEMGDVFRLR